One stretch of Litoribrevibacter albus DNA includes these proteins:
- a CDS encoding substrate-binding periplasmic protein, translating into MLVTLNQCVSELRVDLKAHQEIVLQLLLAILILACSRAGFAEPFLIVGTPEEPFKMETSESIQGIDVDVISEVMAQLGVEYDIQLIASGARIIREAQQGRIDMVLSFSFKEPRTDYLVYPEQSYKDVSWNFFYHEDNFGRFHYDQLSDLKGLKVGAVNAWAYTPEFWHAPFKIEEVSKHTLLLDMLLHKRIDLAPMNLVETRYRLKQRGLSNTLLYLPTPLISRPYFNAFVKFSKHPMMKRVQAGYDQIIRQMREDGRINEIYSAYLGEVPTRE; encoded by the coding sequence GTGCTTGTAACATTAAATCAATGCGTGAGTGAGCTCAGAGTGGACCTCAAAGCCCATCAGGAAATCGTCCTTCAGCTACTTTTAGCGATTCTTATTTTGGCTTGTTCACGCGCTGGCTTTGCTGAGCCTTTCCTTATTGTCGGTACGCCGGAAGAACCTTTTAAAATGGAGACCTCCGAGAGCATACAGGGCATTGATGTCGATGTGATATCTGAGGTCATGGCGCAACTCGGTGTCGAGTATGACATTCAATTAATTGCCTCCGGTGCCCGAATTATTCGTGAAGCCCAGCAAGGACGAATTGATATGGTACTGAGCTTTTCGTTCAAAGAACCTCGTACTGACTATCTGGTCTATCCCGAGCAGTCTTATAAAGACGTTTCCTGGAACTTCTTCTATCACGAAGACAACTTCGGGCGCTTTCATTACGATCAATTAAGTGATTTGAAGGGGCTTAAGGTGGGCGCTGTGAATGCCTGGGCCTACACCCCGGAATTTTGGCACGCACCCTTCAAGATTGAAGAAGTCAGTAAACACACCTTGTTGTTAGATATGCTATTACATAAGCGGATAGATCTGGCCCCAATGAATCTGGTCGAAACCCGCTATCGCCTCAAACAGCGAGGTTTATCCAACACCTTGCTTTATTTGCCAACTCCGTTGATCAGTCGGCCGTATTTCAATGCGTTTGTGAAATTTTCCAAACACCCCATGATGAAACGTGTTCAGGCTGGGTACGATCAGATCATTCGTCAAATGCGTGAGGATGGTCGAATCAACGAGATTTATTCAGCCTATTTGGGTGAGGTGCCGACGCGAGAGTAG
- a CDS encoding phosphate ABC transporter substrate-binding/OmpA family protein, whose translation MRNIQSLSLTHFIIWTSTACVWVLCQIALLLTSTNVNAQQALLASVSQLDLHQLPDNTETWIHMQGSNTVGERLTPSIAVDFMRSKGIENISITTGRDQYDKYIKGVNPQTGNYVQIRIESYGSSTGFKGLMKGTADVGASSRPIKMKEVDKLKKLGNMLSKEAEHVIGIDGLAIIVHPSNPINSLTVEQIAQLFSGEITDWSDVGGTPGPVTIHARDNESGTWDTFKNLVLAKKHKLSADAKRYVSNDELSRQVSQDPTAIGFSGLSSVAKSKLLAVADGEGSPAMYPTRLTVGTEDYPLARRLFLYTPPATIKPIVNEFLQFALGEQGQSLVDEIGYVSLNVQQHQLNVADDLPDYYRKAVDGADRLSMNFRFKHGKAQLDNKAYADIQRLVDFMTEEEHKNRSVVLVGASDPRLKNEYAVLLSKLRAKVVRRELIKQGIPRSRILTVANGALMQVAGNESLTQRIKNRRVEVWLQ comes from the coding sequence ATGAGAAACATCCAATCACTTTCGTTAACTCACTTTATCATCTGGACATCCACCGCTTGTGTTTGGGTGCTTTGCCAGATTGCCTTGTTGCTAACCAGTACCAATGTAAATGCACAGCAAGCCTTGCTGGCCTCTGTCTCTCAGTTGGACTTACACCAGTTGCCTGATAACACCGAAACCTGGATTCACATGCAGGGCTCCAACACGGTGGGTGAACGCTTAACCCCGTCCATTGCGGTGGATTTTATGCGTTCTAAAGGCATTGAAAATATCTCCATCACCACAGGTCGTGATCAATACGACAAATACATCAAAGGCGTCAATCCTCAGACGGGGAACTATGTTCAGATTCGTATTGAGTCCTATGGTTCGAGCACCGGCTTCAAAGGGTTGATGAAGGGTACCGCAGACGTTGGTGCATCGTCCCGTCCAATTAAAATGAAAGAAGTCGATAAGCTGAAAAAACTCGGCAACATGCTTTCGAAAGAAGCGGAGCACGTCATTGGCATCGATGGTTTGGCGATCATTGTTCATCCTTCGAATCCCATTAATTCATTGACGGTGGAACAGATTGCACAGTTGTTCAGCGGAGAAATTACCGATTGGTCTGACGTTGGCGGAACCCCGGGCCCAGTAACCATTCATGCCCGTGATAATGAATCGGGAACATGGGATACCTTCAAAAACCTGGTTTTGGCAAAGAAACACAAATTGAGTGCTGACGCAAAACGTTATGTATCGAACGATGAGCTGTCCAGACAAGTCTCTCAAGACCCAACAGCCATCGGCTTTTCCGGATTGAGTTCTGTGGCGAAGAGCAAGCTATTGGCGGTTGCGGATGGTGAAGGGTCGCCAGCTATGTACCCTACCCGGCTGACAGTGGGAACGGAGGATTATCCGTTAGCGCGTCGTTTGTTCTTATATACACCTCCGGCGACAATCAAGCCGATCGTGAATGAATTCCTGCAATTTGCGTTGGGTGAACAAGGACAGTCGCTGGTGGATGAAATTGGTTACGTGTCACTGAATGTTCAGCAACACCAGTTGAATGTGGCGGATGATTTACCTGATTACTATCGCAAAGCGGTGGACGGGGCGGATCGTTTATCGATGAATTTCCGTTTCAAGCACGGCAAGGCGCAATTGGATAACAAAGCTTATGCAGACATTCAGCGCTTGGTGGATTTCATGACCGAGGAAGAACACAAGAACCGAAGTGTGGTTTTGGTGGGCGCATCTGATCCGCGTTTGAAGAATGAATATGCGGTGTTGCTGTCCAAGCTCAGAGCCAAGGTCGTACGCCGTGAGTTGATCAAGCAAGGCATTCCTCGCAGTCGTATTTTGACAGTAGCCAATGGTGCTTTGATGCAAGTAGCAGGCAATGAGTCGTTAACGCAACGGATCAAAAACCGTCGTGTTGAAGTGTGGTTACAGTAA
- a CDS encoding gamma carbonic anhydrase family protein produces the protein MTTDFLVTTVNNIRSFKTWTPKFGSKCWIDPSAQVIGNVTLGDDCSVWPTAVIRGDMHAITIGNRTSIQDASVLHITHASDYNPDGHPLNIGDDVTLGHRVLLHGCTLGNRILVGMDSVIMDGTVVEDDVIIGAGSLVPGGKVLESGYLYMGRPAKTVRPLKDSEFHYLKYTAGNYVKLKNEYLEES, from the coding sequence ATGACAACGGATTTTCTTGTTACCACAGTAAACAACATTCGCTCTTTCAAAACCTGGACACCTAAATTTGGCTCCAAATGCTGGATTGATCCAAGTGCTCAGGTCATTGGCAATGTCACTCTGGGCGATGATTGTTCGGTCTGGCCGACAGCCGTTATTCGTGGCGATATGCACGCTATCACTATAGGTAACCGCACCAGCATACAGGATGCCTCAGTACTGCATATTACCCACGCCAGTGATTACAACCCCGACGGGCACCCACTGAACATCGGTGATGATGTAACCCTGGGGCATCGAGTTTTACTGCATGGCTGTACGCTCGGAAACCGTATTTTGGTGGGTATGGATTCAGTGATTATGGATGGCACCGTGGTCGAAGACGATGTCATTATCGGTGCGGGCAGTCTGGTGCCCGGAGGAAAGGTGCTGGAATCGGGTTATCTCTACATGGGTCGCCCGGCAAAAACAGTCAGGCCACTGAAAGACAGTGAATTTCACTATTTAAAATACACCGCCGGTAATTACGTGAAACTGAAAAACGAGTATTTGGAAGAGAGCTAA
- a CDS encoding cache domain-containing protein: MSKPKRTKPTRFILAHLAAVAAGLLMIRSLLLPILDEQQILKYQDRLHSASTEIASFIQSRKSEVRLLADLPTLQSMHWPEIEPLLASRLTSEHKDFEKFVLGLPSSHYYTTATGNPFLEDLSSFDDTSPDAELKSIAQRDYWRITVGHNTQHQQVDYVSNPMISYTTGIKQVLVTSSIHRQGEVVGLIAGSISWEKITELIDKIQTNYPKSPSRFMLVSKDGNYWYHWNPDKVIQVIRDKQGNIVKNKINEASVTLHNILAEQGDELKSLGRNMVAGKTGQQTIRIDGNTQTVFFGPIPNTNYSLAQVIDQADFSETKRQFSVFLLVAFIASMMVYLFLVYLIPKSDDDDCRKR; encoded by the coding sequence ATGTCCAAACCCAAACGAACAAAGCCCACCCGGTTCATTCTTGCTCACCTTGCAGCGGTCGCAGCAGGGCTGCTTATGATTCGTTCTTTGCTTTTGCCTATTCTGGACGAACAACAAATTCTCAAATATCAGGATCGTCTTCATTCCGCTTCCACAGAAATCGCCAGCTTTATTCAATCCAGAAAATCAGAAGTTCGGTTACTGGCCGATCTTCCGACGTTACAGAGTATGCACTGGCCCGAAATAGAGCCTTTGTTAGCATCAAGGTTAACCAGCGAACATAAGGATTTTGAGAAATTTGTTTTGGGCCTGCCGTCCAGCCATTACTACACCACGGCCACGGGCAACCCTTTCCTGGAAGACTTGAGCAGCTTTGATGACACCTCCCCGGATGCCGAACTGAAAAGCATTGCTCAACGGGACTATTGGCGCATCACCGTTGGTCATAATACCCAACATCAACAAGTCGATTATGTGTCGAATCCGATGATTTCCTACACAACCGGGATAAAACAAGTATTGGTCACCTCCAGTATTCATCGCCAGGGGGAAGTGGTCGGACTGATTGCCGGCAGTATTTCCTGGGAAAAGATCACTGAGCTGATTGATAAAATCCAAACCAACTATCCTAAATCACCCTCGCGCTTCATGCTGGTGTCCAAGGATGGAAATTATTGGTATCACTGGAATCCAGACAAAGTCATTCAGGTAATCAGGGATAAGCAGGGAAATATCGTTAAGAACAAAATCAATGAGGCCTCTGTCACCCTCCACAATATCCTGGCGGAACAGGGGGATGAGTTAAAAAGCCTCGGCAGAAACATGGTGGCAGGGAAAACCGGCCAGCAAACCATACGCATAGACGGTAATACTCAAACCGTATTCTTTGGCCCAATTCCCAATACCAATTACTCATTGGCTCAGGTGATAGACCAAGCCGACTTTTCCGAAACTAAGCGGCAGTTCTCCGTTTTCTTACTGGTTGCCTTCATCGCCAGTATGATGGTGTATTTGTTCTTGGTGTATTTAATTCCTAAATCTGACGACGATGACTGTCGCAAGCGGTGA
- a CDS encoding cache domain-containing protein: protein MTIRSQLLFSFLATSLIPLILVMSIALYQGAEETHSLKRRAMVATIEKGAESINRFFTTRMAEITLYSEQKDVRSMDFAKMRPFLMDKLSHQNQIYEKFIIGTPEGYFYNTSGGNPHQQGLRTFDDASPNARLKHIRKRDYWKQTIGKNKQKQDVTYVSNPMISYTTGVKQVVVASSILNEKQELVGLIGGALPWDTINNLVADTKNQILDEFPSHTRFMMIARNGIYWYHWDPDRIIRLDIQEGKLIKDDIGEHSTTIRNILKEPNVQLSNIGNKMVAGVSGSDYIKDEHLNMDGYLFYAPIKNAGYSIAAYVDKSAVTSSSDTLQMIFLVLTIITLLIIVTLVLWLTEKLSKPLMQLSKTLEEKSEDEQFTPIPLDGPQEIVEIKRSINQTIERLGPQKSAHASNPYADKQH from the coding sequence ATGACAATCCGCTCTCAACTACTGTTCAGCTTTTTAGCCACATCACTCATCCCCTTAATTCTGGTGATGTCGATCGCGTTATATCAAGGCGCAGAGGAAACCCACTCGTTAAAACGACGTGCGATGGTTGCCACAATTGAAAAAGGCGCTGAGTCCATTAACCGTTTCTTTACCACCCGGATGGCGGAAATTACTCTCTATTCTGAACAGAAAGACGTTCGCTCAATGGACTTCGCAAAAATGCGTCCGTTCTTGATGGATAAACTCAGCCACCAAAATCAAATTTATGAGAAATTTATCATAGGAACGCCGGAAGGCTACTTCTATAACACCTCGGGAGGAAACCCTCATCAACAGGGATTACGAACCTTTGACGATGCCTCGCCCAATGCGCGGCTAAAACACATCAGAAAACGGGATTACTGGAAACAAACCATAGGGAAAAATAAACAAAAACAAGACGTGACCTATGTGTCCAATCCGATGATTTCTTACACCACAGGTGTAAAGCAGGTGGTGGTTGCCTCCTCCATTTTAAATGAAAAGCAAGAGTTGGTTGGACTGATTGGTGGAGCGCTCCCTTGGGATACCATCAACAATTTAGTCGCTGACACCAAGAATCAGATCCTCGATGAATTTCCATCCCACACCCGTTTCATGATGATTGCCCGTAACGGCATCTATTGGTATCACTGGGACCCGGACAGAATCATTCGCCTAGATATCCAAGAAGGTAAACTGATCAAGGATGACATTGGCGAGCACAGTACAACGATCCGAAACATCCTTAAAGAGCCGAATGTTCAGCTCAGTAACATCGGCAATAAGATGGTCGCTGGGGTCTCTGGCTCTGACTACATCAAAGATGAACATTTAAATATGGACGGTTATCTCTTCTATGCTCCGATCAAGAATGCCGGTTACTCTATCGCGGCCTACGTGGATAAGTCGGCAGTTACCTCTTCCTCAGACACCCTCCAAATGATTTTCCTTGTTCTTACCATCATCACCTTACTGATCATTGTAACCTTGGTGCTGTGGTTAACAGAGAAACTGTCCAAACCTCTAATGCAACTCAGTAAAACACTGGAAGAAAAGTCAGAGGATGAGCAGTTTACCCCGATTCCCCTTGATGGCCCTCAGGAAATCGTAGAGATTAAGCGATCCATTAATCAAACCATTGAACGGCTCGGGCCCCAAAAATCTGCTCATGCTTCAAACCCATACGCCGATAAGCAGCACTAA
- the prlC gene encoding oligopeptidase A, with protein MSNPTNPLLQNPELPQFSEIKPAHVQPAIQQLIETNEKNIDDLLQQLADVTWDSLIATSDEWDDVLSKAWSPVSHMNSVVNSDELRDAYNACLPLLSEYSTKLGQNQTLFQAYKALSESEQFASLDTAQKQVVSNALRDFHLSGVDLPEEKKQRFSELKKQLSELTSKFSENVLDATHAWSKLISDVSELAGVPESALGLMKQQAEQAGEEGYRLTLDIPVYLPVMTYCENQALRKEMYTAYATKASDQGPNAGEYDNTSIMYDVLKCRKELAQLLGFNSYAERSLATKMAENTDQVVEFLFDLAEKSKPVAEKELEELKTFAKENFGVEEMNPWDVGFYGEKLKHARYEISQEQLRPYFPFPKVVSGMFELVQRLYGITVVEITEFDRWHDQVHFYEIQKEGEAIARFYLDPYARAKKRGGAWMDECRVRRLRQDGSLQLPVAYLVCNFTPPVGDQPALLTHDEVTTLFHEFGHGLHHMLTQINYSAVSGINGVAWDAVELPSQFMENFCWEEEVLDFISGHFETGEPLPKSLLEKMLAAKNFQSGMQMVRQLEFSLFDFILHRDFDENTDILNILNEVREKVAVIVPPEWHRFPHSFSHIFAGGYAAGYYSYKWAEVLSADAFSRFEEEGLFNAEVGHSFLNNILEKGGSSEPMALFVAFRGRKPTVDALLRHSGITA; from the coding sequence ATGTCGAATCCAACGAATCCGTTATTACAAAACCCTGAACTGCCTCAATTTTCGGAAATCAAACCGGCGCACGTACAACCGGCCATTCAACAGCTGATTGAAACCAATGAAAAGAACATCGATGACTTGCTTCAACAGCTGGCTGATGTGACCTGGGACAGCCTGATTGCGACCTCGGATGAGTGGGATGACGTTCTGAGCAAAGCCTGGTCGCCAGTGAGCCACATGAACTCGGTGGTGAACAGCGATGAATTGCGTGATGCCTACAATGCCTGCTTACCGTTATTGTCTGAGTACTCTACCAAGTTAGGCCAGAACCAGACGTTGTTCCAGGCCTACAAAGCGTTATCCGAAAGTGAGCAATTTGCATCGCTGGATACCGCCCAAAAACAAGTGGTGAGCAATGCCTTACGGGATTTCCACCTGTCGGGTGTGGATCTGCCAGAAGAGAAGAAACAACGCTTTTCCGAATTGAAAAAGCAACTGTCTGAACTGACCAGTAAGTTCTCTGAAAACGTGCTGGATGCCACCCATGCCTGGTCTAAGTTAATTTCAGACGTATCTGAGTTGGCGGGCGTACCTGAGTCGGCCTTGGGGTTGATGAAGCAACAAGCGGAGCAAGCGGGCGAAGAAGGTTACCGTCTGACCTTAGACATCCCGGTCTATCTTCCGGTGATGACCTATTGTGAAAATCAGGCGTTGCGGAAAGAAATGTACACCGCCTATGCCACCAAAGCTTCCGATCAAGGGCCGAACGCGGGTGAGTACGACAATACCAGCATCATGTATGACGTTCTGAAATGTCGTAAAGAACTGGCTCAGTTGTTGGGCTTTAACAGCTACGCGGAGCGCTCATTAGCCACCAAGATGGCGGAAAACACCGATCAGGTGGTGGAATTCCTGTTTGATCTGGCTGAGAAGTCCAAACCGGTTGCTGAAAAAGAATTGGAAGAATTGAAGACCTTCGCCAAAGAGAACTTCGGTGTTGAAGAGATGAACCCTTGGGATGTGGGCTTCTATGGCGAGAAACTGAAGCATGCGCGCTACGAAATCAGTCAGGAGCAATTACGTCCGTACTTCCCGTTCCCGAAAGTAGTCTCTGGCATGTTTGAACTGGTTCAGCGCTTGTATGGCATTACCGTTGTTGAAATCACTGAGTTTGATCGCTGGCACGACCAGGTTCACTTCTATGAAATTCAAAAAGAAGGCGAGGCCATCGCGCGTTTCTATCTGGACCCTTACGCCCGTGCGAAAAAACGCGGTGGCGCCTGGATGGATGAATGTCGTGTTCGCCGCCTGCGTCAGGACGGTTCTCTGCAACTGCCGGTGGCTTATCTGGTGTGTAACTTCACACCGCCCGTGGGCGATCAACCCGCGTTGTTGACACACGATGAGGTCACCACCCTCTTCCACGAATTCGGTCACGGCCTGCATCATATGCTGACTCAGATTAATTACTCTGCGGTATCAGGCATTAATGGTGTCGCTTGGGATGCGGTGGAGCTGCCATCTCAATTCATGGAGAACTTCTGCTGGGAAGAAGAAGTGCTGGACTTTATCTCCGGGCATTTTGAAACGGGTGAACCGCTGCCGAAGTCTTTACTCGAAAAAATGTTAGCGGCGAAGAACTTCCAGTCAGGCATGCAGATGGTACGTCAGTTGGAGTTCAGCCTGTTCGATTTCATTCTGCACCGTGACTTCGATGAGAACACCGACATTCTTAACATCTTGAATGAGGTGCGTGAGAAGGTTGCAGTGATTGTCCCGCCGGAATGGCATCGTTTCCCGCACAGTTTCAGCCATATTTTTGCGGGTGGCTATGCGGCCGGTTACTACAGCTACAAGTGGGCAGAAGTGTTGTCAGCCGATGCCTTCAGTCGATTTGAAGAGGAAGGACTGTTCAATGCGGAAGTCGGTCATTCGTTCTTGAATAACATCCTTGAGAAAGGCGGATCGAGCGAGCCGATGGCGTTGTTTGTGGCCTTCCGTGGTCGTAAGCCAACGGTGGATGCGTTATTACGTCACTCAGGGATCACGGCTTAA
- a CDS encoding YheV family putative zinc ribbon protein produces the protein MKKRFIAGAVCPRCSEMDKIVMFTNDEGVQSKECVACGFSETMKDLEQQQELATRVTPEQEAVRDEEVQVLQFHSNPQSKH, from the coding sequence ATGAAGAAGCGCTTTATCGCCGGTGCGGTTTGTCCTCGCTGTAGTGAAATGGACAAAATTGTGATGTTCACCAACGATGAGGGTGTTCAGAGCAAAGAATGTGTGGCCTGTGGTTTCTCGGAAACCATGAAGGATCTGGAGCAGCAACAAGAGCTGGCGACGCGCGTGACGCCGGAGCAAGAAGCGGTACGTGACGAAGAAGTTCAGGTATTGCAGTTCCATTCCAATCCCCAGTCCAAACATTAA
- a CDS encoding alpha/beta fold hydrolase, with amino-acid sequence MKQEILGKQVHYVVQGSGDPMLFIHGNPDTSHMWHRLINELKGEFRCIAPDLPGYGESDVLDGFDYSLEQQAEYIERFVASLELDQKVHLVVHDVGGFFGLAWAVTYPERIRSITVFNTAFTPQYRWHKLGRVWRTPLLGEFSLKAMSKGAFIASIRGAAPKYPKEDIIASFDQLTKRTHKSLLKLYRAMSPRKFKGWDQRLQALSQRVPVQVLWGGNDPYIKRFIAHTFGTNQVHFFEENSHWLPAEQPVQSAQLIRRFVADLSVAEPFVADQQTNASASEPAAVL; translated from the coding sequence ATGAAACAAGAGATTCTAGGCAAGCAAGTACATTATGTGGTTCAAGGATCGGGCGATCCGATGTTGTTCATTCATGGCAACCCTGACACCTCGCATATGTGGCATCGACTCATTAATGAATTGAAGGGTGAGTTTCGTTGTATTGCGCCGGATCTTCCGGGCTATGGTGAGTCTGATGTGCTGGATGGCTTTGATTACTCTCTGGAACAGCAAGCCGAGTACATTGAACGCTTTGTAGCGTCGTTGGAGTTGGATCAGAAAGTCCACCTGGTGGTGCATGATGTTGGCGGATTCTTTGGGTTGGCTTGGGCCGTTACTTATCCGGAACGCATTCGCTCGATTACGGTATTCAATACGGCGTTCACTCCTCAGTACCGCTGGCATAAGCTGGGACGGGTTTGGCGTACTCCGTTGTTGGGTGAGTTCAGCCTAAAGGCGATGAGCAAAGGGGCGTTTATTGCCAGTATTCGTGGCGCTGCACCCAAGTATCCGAAAGAAGACATCATTGCCAGTTTCGATCAATTAACCAAACGTACACACAAGAGTTTGCTGAAACTCTATCGTGCGATGTCGCCTCGTAAATTCAAAGGCTGGGATCAACGACTGCAAGCGCTCAGTCAGCGAGTGCCGGTGCAGGTGTTGTGGGGAGGCAATGACCCTTACATCAAACGTTTCATTGCTCATACCTTTGGGACAAACCAGGTACATTTTTTTGAAGAGAACAGTCATTGGTTACCTGCTGAGCAGCCTGTGCAATCAGCACAATTGATTCGTCGCTTCGTTGCTGACCTTTCTGTTGCTGAACCGTTCGTTGCAGATCAGCAAACTAATGCCTCTGCTTCAGAACCAGCGGCGGTGCTTTGA
- a CDS encoding MATE family efflux transporter — protein MPLLGLVDTAVLGHLDNASYLAGVALSSTLFTSVFWLFGFLRMGTCGMTAQAVGQRNTIRILQLLLSSSWFAIATGALLILLQSLWIPFGLELLSGQATADVHLSQALQQDQQQVVNHAMLYADWRILGAPFVLLNYGIIGWFVGRQNTKVPLVMLISANLINILLDLVLVLYLGMGVEGVAIATLAADVSSVSIGLGFILNRYSSEFPLLSGWLPNWIVIKEMIQVNRYIFVRTGTLLLTFALFTSQGARLGETYLAANAVLLTFLLLISSALDGFAHGAEALVGEACGKRDHPYVMKVIKVSLLWSGASAILLFMAFGVGGDALIHLLTDLEAIQTLAHDYLLWLVFMPLIGTWCYTFDGVFIGATKVRAMQNVMLISTCGVFIPMLIIIDYADLPVEQANHGLWLGMMLFMFSRSLGMGLISGHYSKHRRWF, from the coding sequence GTGCCACTGCTTGGACTGGTCGATACCGCTGTGCTCGGTCATCTCGACAACGCCAGCTATCTGGCAGGGGTGGCATTAAGCTCCACCTTGTTTACCTCGGTGTTCTGGTTGTTTGGCTTCCTGAGAATGGGCACCTGTGGCATGACCGCTCAAGCGGTAGGGCAGAGGAACACGATCAGAATCCTGCAGCTACTGTTATCTTCGTCATGGTTTGCCATCGCCACCGGTGCATTATTAATTCTGCTACAGTCGCTGTGGATTCCCTTTGGCCTGGAACTGCTGAGCGGACAAGCCACCGCCGACGTTCACTTATCGCAAGCGTTGCAACAAGATCAACAACAGGTCGTTAACCACGCCATGCTGTACGCCGATTGGCGTATTCTGGGAGCACCTTTCGTGTTACTCAATTACGGCATCATTGGCTGGTTTGTCGGTCGCCAGAATACCAAGGTGCCGCTGGTGATGCTGATCTCAGCTAACCTAATCAACATTCTGCTCGATTTAGTGTTGGTGTTGTATTTGGGAATGGGCGTGGAAGGTGTCGCCATTGCCACCTTGGCTGCAGACGTCAGCTCAGTGTCTATTGGGCTGGGCTTTATACTAAATCGCTATTCTTCGGAATTCCCCTTGCTTTCCGGCTGGCTGCCGAACTGGATCGTAATCAAAGAAATGATCCAGGTGAATCGGTATATCTTCGTGCGTACCGGCACACTGTTGCTGACCTTTGCCCTGTTTACGTCTCAAGGCGCGCGTCTTGGCGAAACATACCTCGCCGCTAATGCGGTGCTACTGACCTTCCTGTTACTGATCTCCAGCGCTCTGGATGGCTTTGCCCACGGTGCCGAAGCATTGGTTGGGGAGGCCTGTGGCAAACGGGATCACCCTTATGTCATGAAGGTGATTAAAGTAAGTCTGTTGTGGTCGGGCGCCTCCGCGATACTTCTATTCATGGCCTTTGGTGTCGGCGGAGACGCATTAATACACCTGCTGACCGACCTTGAAGCCATTCAGACGCTTGCTCATGATTACTTACTCTGGCTGGTGTTTATGCCGTTGATTGGCACCTGGTGCTATACCTTTGATGGCGTTTTTATCGGCGCCACCAAAGTGCGAGCAATGCAAAATGTCATGCTGATCAGCACTTGCGGTGTGTTTATCCCCATGCTGATCATCATTGATTACGCAGATCTCCCTGTTGAACAGGCCAACCACGGATTATGGCTTGGCATGATGCTGTTCATGTTTAGCCGCAGCTTAGGCATGGGGTTGATCAGTGGCCACTACTCAAAGCACCGCCGCTGGTTCTGA
- a CDS encoding iron chelate uptake ABC transporter family permease subunit, producing MPEFMILALLGGLGIALMTGPLGCFVVWRKMAYFGDTLAHSALLGIAMGLLLEINLMLAVTAGCVLLATSLVILHSRTIAMDTLLGIMSHTTLSLGLIVTALLDDVRIDLMAYLFGDLLSIELMDLYWILGLSVVIISLLVRLWQGLLSITLQPELAAAEGYRVQWLQWILMVMIAVVIALAMKIVGILLITSLLIIPPAIARVLSDTPEQMAVFATLFGMLAIGAGLAGSWYMDLPAGPAIVTSAGLMFLITHSLVRVVREQ from the coding sequence ATGCCTGAGTTTATGATATTGGCGTTACTGGGCGGCTTGGGCATTGCCTTGATGACGGGGCCGTTAGGCTGTTTCGTGGTTTGGCGAAAAATGGCGTACTTTGGTGATACCTTGGCACATTCCGCGTTATTGGGGATTGCCATGGGTCTGCTGCTCGAAATTAATCTGATGTTGGCAGTTACTGCGGGCTGTGTCCTATTGGCCACCTCTTTAGTGATTCTGCACAGCCGCACCATTGCGATGGATACCTTATTGGGGATTATGTCCCACACTACCTTATCGCTGGGCTTGATCGTAACGGCCTTGCTGGACGATGTCCGGATCGACCTGATGGCCTATTTGTTTGGTGATTTATTGTCTATCGAACTGATGGATCTCTATTGGATTCTCGGGCTTTCCGTGGTGATCATCAGCTTATTAGTGCGACTCTGGCAAGGGCTGCTCTCCATTACCCTGCAACCCGAACTGGCGGCTGCCGAAGGCTATCGGGTGCAATGGCTGCAATGGATTCTGATGGTGATGATTGCCGTAGTGATTGCCCTGGCAATGAAGATCGTCGGTATCCTGTTGATCACCTCGCTGTTGATCATTCCTCCTGCCATCGCCCGGGTATTAAGTGACACACCAGAACAGATGGCGGTGTTTGCGACCTTGTTTGGCATGTTAGCGATTGGCGCCGGCTTAGCAGGTTCCTGGTATATGGATCTGCCAGCGGGACCGGCCATTGTGACCAGTGCCGGACTGATGTTTTTGATCACGCACAGTCTGGTCCGAGTGGTTCGGGAGCAGTAG